The DNA region CGCTTTCCGAATTTTCCGTAGTCGCGGACGATATCCGCCATACGGTTCCACATATCCTTGTAGTCACGAAGCGGATAGTGCTTTAAGTTCACATCCATAAAGATCTCGGTATCGAGTTCAGGAGAAACTGCCTTGTCGATGTACAGCTTAATTGAATCTTCCGGATATTCGAAATACATGTTCTTAAAGTTTTCCTCTGCAAGCTTTACGCTGTTCAGGATATGCTGCTCCTGAACATTCTGGTCCGCGAGTCTTCCGGCTTTGTTATCAAGACGTCTGAACTGGGCCGTTGCGTAACCGCTGAAAGAATGCAGCGCCTTCTTTGAAAGAAACATTTTTCTTTTATCAAGCAGTTCCCTGCCGATGTCCGAAAGATAAAGATAATGCTCTTCCTTAAGTCCCAGGATCTCGATAGTGTTCGGATTACAGTCAGTGAGCAGCTGCATGAGTTTGTTAAAGGAATAAACAGTCGTGTCAGTCGGCTGGTCAGTTACCTGCTCGAAGTTATCACGGCACAGAATTTCCTCTTTGCTGTTCAGCGCACATCCGCGTACATCAAGGTCTGATGTTTCTGTAAAAGTTCCGTAAGCATGCGATCCGCCGAGTCCGAGCAGAATGATGTTTTTTCCCAGATGTTCATCTTCCCGCAGAAAATCATACTCCGGTTCTCCGATCTTCTTTTTGATATCTTCCAGTTTCATTTTCATCTTCCTTTCTTACCAGTCATTTATATATACCGGCTTATCATTAAAACTTCGCGTTGATCATTTATATGTTCAGTCCGTATCATCTCCGGCATTTTTCTTCAGTGTTTTCTGATATGATATGCAGTGACGTATCTGGCTTTCCCTGTCAACACCGGCAAGTCTCAGTTTGTGTGCATATGAAAGTATTTCATCTTTGTCATCGCTTAACACCATTCCGGCATCGGTTAGATCTTTAAGCGACGCATACGGGCGCGCCATTGTTTCATTGAATTTAGCGAGGCGATCCAGAAGAAATTCTTCAGAGTCATCACATTTCGGTATCTTTCCAAGTCCGTCACAGACTGCAAGTTCAATAAGATCAAACGGATCTGCCACAGTGTCGAAAAGTTTGTTTGTCTTTTTCATTTTAGATCCGGCTCGCGCCATTATATTCGGATCCATGTGAAGTCTGGTCATACTGAGAACGTAGAATTTAAGTTTTTCATCTGCGCCCAGGCGTTCAAGAAACGTACGCACGACCGGAAGGCCGGCAGTCTCATGTTCATAGGAATGCACTGTCCCGTCCTCTGAAACTGTCGTGCTTACCGCCTTGCCAAAGTCGTGACAGAGCGCGGAAAGCATAAATCCGAAAGGAAAGTTTACTTTGTCACGTCTTCCGGCGGCTTCATCAAGTACCATCATGGTATGAGTCCAGACGTCGCCTTCTTTATGATAATCTGTATTCTGCGGCACGCCGATAAGTGCGTATATTTCCGGAAACATATTTTCAAGTTCTCCGCTTCCCCGTATGGCTTCAAAATACTCCGACGGCTTTTCTTCACCGAGCAGTATCTTTTCAAGGTCTGTTACTGTCATGACATTCTCTCCTTTCATATGGTTAGTATTACATTATAACACGTCTCAGACCTCTTGGCAAGCCTTCTTAAAACTAAAATTTTTACTTAAATCAACCAAAAATATTGAAAAATTCAGTATCGTGGTGTATAATATAGGAAACACTGATCAAAGTGGAAATCCGGCTTCGCCGGATTTCCGGAGGCGGGATCTGCGGGGCTTCGCCCCGGATCCCCACGCTGATTTATGAATAATTCAGCGTTTCCTTATATCAATAATACGGAGGTTCTGAGTATGGACGCTAAAAAATATATTGCACTGATATGCACGGCTGCTGTTGTCCTTACCGGCGTAAGAATCGGAGTCAGCGCTGATGCAACTGATAATAAAACAAACGAGACAATAAAAATACTTCCGGTCGGCGACTCCATCACTGACGGTTACGGCACAGAAGGCTCCTACAGAAAATTTCTTTACAACGAACTTACCGAAGCAGGTTATTCCATCGACATGACCGGTCCTAACGCTTCATGGGGCGACGGCGAATACACCGATCCTGTTTCAGGTGCGTTTTTCCGATACGATAATGCTCACTGCGGATACAGCGGATATGCAATTGAGGAATATCCGGGACGAAACGGAATACTCGAAACTCTTAAAAACGGAGATTACGTAAACAAGTACGATCCGGACATTGTCATTCTTCAGATAGGTACAAACGATATAATCGACAACCATGAAATAGACACAGCCGGAAAGCGACTCGACAAACTCGTGACCTACATTCTTCAAAACATAGATGAAGATGACGCTCTGTTCGTTACAACGATCCCTGATCTTGACCCGAACCGCGAAGGCGTTTACGACTGGTTCGCAAACTACAGACATCTTGCTGACTGGACACCTGTCTCCGATGTCAATGCTGAAAAATGGGTCGGTGACCAGATTGCAGAATACAACGGACAGGTAAAAGCACTGGTAGAATCAAAGCAGAAGTCCGGTGTAAAGAACATTTACTTCGGCGACATAAACCATACCATTACTGATGTAAAAAGCTATCTTAAGGATGGAGTTCATCCGAATGACACTGGCTATAAGCAGATGGGTATATACTGGGCCGGTGTTATCAAAGAATATCTCGGAAACCGCACTTCTTCACCGGAACCATCAGTCACCGCTGCAGAACCGGTAATAACTACACTGCCGTCCGAGACCACATTACCAGAGACAACAACTATGCCGGTAACAACAGAACCTGCTGTCACAACTGAACCTGATCATCCCGGTCCGAAACTTGCAGAACCTTTCCCTGGTGATGTAAACCTTGACGGTACACTGAATACAGCAGACTTTACCGACATGATAAATCTTCTCACCGGCAAAGAACATGTATCAACAGACCGTATTTCCTGTGACTTAAACAGTGACGGCAAACTCAATATAGCAGACCTTATTCTTCTAAAAGGAACGCTCATGAAATAACGCTTCAATAAGAACCGTCTGCCGCATTTGCTCATATATAATAAACAGAACTCCCATATGGTTTTTCCATACGGGAGTTCTGTTTTTCAGAGTATATTTTTCACAAGTTCCGGAGGAATGTTGTCTGAATTCATCTTCTATCAGAAGTACGTTCATGAGGTATCATCTCCCTTTCACTATAAACATTATATCATATCAATGTAACGTTTGTATATCCATAATAAAAAAACTGATGGCAGAATATCCGGTAAAGGATACTCTGCCATCAGCGGGAGGGATTTTGTGTGTCAAGTGTATATTTATGAAAGAGATGGAAATATCATTTTAAGAAAACGAAATATTAATTTTTCGTTCACTGTTGCTGCGGTCAAACCGCATAATTTTCATATTATCAGAACGGAAAATCAA from Ruminococcus sp. HUN007 includes:
- a CDS encoding nucleotidyltransferase domain-containing protein — translated: MKLEDIKKKIGEPEYDFLREDEHLGKNIILLGLGGSHAYGTFTETSDLDVRGCALNSKEEILCRDNFEQVTDQPTDTTVYSFNKLMQLLTDCNPNTIEILGLKEEHYLYLSDIGRELLDKRKMFLSKKALHSFSGYATAQFRRLDNKAGRLADQNVQEQHILNSVKLAEENFKNMYFEYPEDSIKLYIDKAVSPELDTEIFMDVNLKHYPLRDYKDMWNRMADIVRDYGKFGKRNQNAVTHDKLGKHMMHLLRLYMMCIDILEKGEIITYREAEHDLLMSIRNGAYLDENRQPKEEFFELVEDYKKRLEYASDNTSLPEKPDHKAIREFTMYVNERVVKEEV
- a CDS encoding SGNH/GDSL hydrolase family protein, with translation MDAKKYIALICTAAVVLTGVRIGVSADATDNKTNETIKILPVGDSITDGYGTEGSYRKFLYNELTEAGYSIDMTGPNASWGDGEYTDPVSGAFFRYDNAHCGYSGYAIEEYPGRNGILETLKNGDYVNKYDPDIVILQIGTNDIIDNHEIDTAGKRLDKLVTYILQNIDEDDALFVTTIPDLDPNREGVYDWFANYRHLADWTPVSDVNAEKWVGDQIAEYNGQVKALVESKQKSGVKNIYFGDINHTITDVKSYLKDGVHPNDTGYKQMGIYWAGVIKEYLGNRTSSPEPSVTAAEPVITTLPSETTLPETTTMPVTTEPAVTTEPDHPGPKLAEPFPGDVNLDGTLNTADFTDMINLLTGKEHVSTDRISCDLNSDGKLNIADLILLKGTLMK